Sequence from the Streptomyces sp. NBC_01408 genome:
CGGCGATCACGCCTACGCCGTGCTCGCGCGCGGCGGTGGCGACCCCGGCGAACAGTCCCCCGCCGCCGACGGCGACGACCACGGTGTCCAGGCCCGGCAGCCCGGCCCGGATCTCGTCGAGCAGGGTCCCGGCGCCCGCCGCGATGAGCGGGTGGTCGTACGCGTGGCTGCTGAGGGCTCCGGACCCCGCCGCGAACTCCTGGCAGGCGGCCAGCGCTTCGGCGTAGCGGTCACCGACGAGGCGCACCTGGGCCCCGTACCCCCGCAGGCGTTCCACCTTCACGCGCGGGGCGTTGGCGGGCAGGAACACGGTCGCGGGCACGGACCGCGCGCGGGCCGCCCAGGCGCAGGCGAGGCCCGCGTTGCCGCCGGAGGCGATGGTCACGCCGGCGGCGGGGAGGGTGCCGGCGCGGTGGTGGGCGGCGAGGAAGTTGAGGGCGCCGCGGGCCTTGAAGGACCCGGTGTGCTGGAGGTGCTCCAGCGCGTACCAGACCCCTTCGCCGGCGGGGGCCACGGTCACGGGCCGTATCCCTCCGGCGATCCGGTCGGCGGCGGCGCGTACGGCGGCGTAGTCGAGCTGCTGTTCCATGGTCGGACTGCCTTTCAGGCGGCGGGCCGGGCGGCCTCGATGAGCTGGCGCAGCGCGCCGTAGTACACCTCGTGGTCGGTCAGCGGGGGCAGTACGTCGGCCAGCCCGCCCGAGAGCACGGGGAACCGCTGCGGGTCGAGCGCGGCGAGGGCCGCACGGGAGGCCTCGGTGGCCGCGGCGGGGTCCCGGTGGTCCACGAAGGCCGCGCTGCCCAGGGTGAGCAGGTACATGCGGCGGTAGACGGTCATCGCCTCGGCGGCGGTCATGCCGGCGGCCACGCTGTCGGCGAGGGCGGGCTCCACGAGCCGGGCCAGCAGCTGCCGCCCCAGCCAGGGCCGTCCGCCGCGCAGCACCAGCAGCCCGGGGTGGGCGGTGAGGAGCCGGTAGAGGGCGGTGAAGCGCAGCTCGGTGGCCTCGGCCCAGTCCGTCCCGGCGGGGACCTCGGGCAGTTGTGCGGCGAGGTGCTCGGTGCACAGGTCCAGCAGTCCGGCGAGGTCGGTGCAGCGGCGCTGGACGGTGGCGTGGGAGACGTCGAGCCGGTCGGCGAGGGCGCGGAAGCTCAGGCTCTGCGGCCCTTCCTCGTCGAGGATCCGCAGGGCGGCGACGGCGATCGCACCGGGCGTCGCACGGTCGAGGGCGGCTGATCTCCTTGGCATGAGATACAGCGTATCATCCGGTGTATCACAACAGCCCCGGCGAGGGCGCACACCGTGCCGCACCCTTTCGTGTGACGTCGACTACGGCCATATTGCTGGTCATTGACTCATAACCATCGACTTGCGTTGACAGTGGGTAATCGCACCGCTGCACTGGGCGCACCACTGCCCTCGGTACGCCCGCCCCACGTCAAGGAGACTCCGTGCCGCCTCGCCTGCGTGCGTCGCTCCCCTGCCTGACCGCGGCCGCCCTGCTCGCCCTCGCGCTCGCCCCCGCCCCGGCGGCGGCCGAGCCCACCGCGACCTCGGACACCCCGCTCGCGCTCACCCCGCCCATGGGATGGAACAACTGGGCGCACTACATGTGCGACATCGACGAGTCCAAGGTGATCGCGAACGCCGACGCGCTCGTGTCCACCGGCCTCGCCGCCAAGGGCTACGACACGGTGACCGTCGACGACTGCTGGATGACGAAGAGCCGGGACGCGCAGGGCAACCTGGTCGTCGACACGCAGAAGTTCCCGCGCGGCATGGCCTGGCTCGGCGAATACCTCCACTCCAAGGGCCTGAAGTTCGGCATCTACGAGGACGCCGGCTCCCTGACCTGCGAGAAGTACCCGGGCAGCGGTGCGCCCCAGGGCGGTGGCGCGGACCACTACGCGCAGGACGCCCGGCAGTTCGCCTCCTGGAAGGTGGACTACGTCAAGATGGACGGCTGCAACCTGTGGGTGCCGGAGGGCAAGACCAAGGAGCAGGCCTACCGCGACGCCTACAACGCGGTCGCCGGGGCGCTGCGCGCCAGCGGCCGCGACATGGTGCTGTCC
This genomic interval carries:
- a CDS encoding serine/threonine dehydratase, coding for MEQQLDYAAVRAAADRIAGGIRPVTVAPAGEGVWYALEHLQHTGSFKARGALNFLAAHHRAGTLPAAGVTIASGGNAGLACAWAARARSVPATVFLPANAPRVKVERLRGYGAQVRLVGDRYAEALAACQEFAAGSGALSSHAYDHPLIAAGAGTLLDEIRAGLPGLDTVVVAVGGGGLFAGVATAAREHGVGVIAAEPENCRALNAALAAGRPVDVAVDSVAADSLGATRVSVDALTAARQADAESVLVPDTAITAARRALWEEHRIVVEAGAATALAALRGAPRPPGERVAVILCGANTDPSDLLV
- a CDS encoding TetR/AcrR family transcriptional regulator — protein: MPRRSAALDRATPGAIAVAALRILDEEGPQSLSFRALADRLDVSHATVQRRCTDLAGLLDLCTEHLAAQLPEVPAGTDWAEATELRFTALYRLLTAHPGLLVLRGGRPWLGRQLLARLVEPALADSVAAGMTAAEAMTVYRRMYLLTLGSAAFVDHRDPAAATEASRAALAALDPQRFPVLSGGLADVLPPLTDHEVYYGALRQLIEAARPAA